The Antechinus flavipes isolate AdamAnt ecotype Samford, QLD, Australia chromosome 5, AdamAnt_v2, whole genome shotgun sequence DNA segment TGTGGCACCCAAAGCCATAGTCAACTTTCTCTCTGAGAATAAGACCATCTCCTTTGCAGGCTGTGTGGCCCAGCTCTTCTTCTTTGCTCTCTTTATTGTGACTGAGGGCTTTCTATTGGCAGCTATGGCCTATGACCGCTTCATAGCCATCTGCTCCCCACTCTTGTATTCTGCCCGTATGTCAAGAAGCCTTTGCATCCAACTGGTTGCAGGATCCTACTTTTGTGGCTGTATCAGTTCCATCCTTCAAGTCAGCATTACCTTTACTATGTCCTTCTGTGCATCTCATGTTATTGACCTTTTTTATTGTGATACCCGTCCAATACAGAAGATCTCATGTTCTAATGTCTTTATTAACAAGGTGGTGTCATATTCTTTGTCTGCCATCATTATTTTGCCCACAATAATGGTCATCATGGTGTCCTACATCTATATCATATCTACTATCCTGAAGATCGGTTCCACTGAAGGACAAATGAAAGCATTCTCCACCTGTGGGTCTCATCTGATGGTTGTGAGTTTGCTCTATGGGACTGTTTCTTTTATGTATCTCACACCTGCCAGTAACCCAGAGCTGGGTAAAGTGGCTTCTCTGTGTTACACCATTGTCACTCCAATGTTAAATCCTTTGATTTATTCTCTAAGAAACAAAGATGTCAAAAAAGCTCTGAAAAACATGTTATGGGGGAAAAAGgattttctctaaattcttccttccttggatctcttcgataaagagatctaattcagtttcaattgatcaaggatggacagaagcagctacacccaaagaaagaacactgggaaattaatataaactgcttgcatttttgtttttctttccgggttatttataccttctgaatccaattctccctgtgcaacaagagaactgtttggttctaaacacatatattgaatctaggatatactgtaacctatttaacatatatagaactgcttgccatctaggggaggggatggaaggaggaaggggaaaaatcagaacagaagtgagtgcaagggataatgtaaaaaattaccctggcatgggttctgtcaataaaaagttatttaaaaataaaaataaaattttttttaaattcttccttccttactaTCTGGCCCCATTTAATAGATGCTGATCCTGTGTCTCTGAACTAACTTTAAATAAAGATTCTCCCCCAAATCACCAGTTTTCCTTCTGGAAACCTACTTGAATAAAGACATAttacatttacttttctttccgGGCAGTAATTGCTATAACTCCTAAACTTATTAATTGCTTAAAGCCACagtaaacaaagaaacaacaacaataataatagcaaagatAATAATTATCACTTTATATAGTGCTTCTAGATTTAtaaggtactttataaatattatgtcattttattcttacaacagcCTGGGAAagaaatgtaattattttattcccattttacaagaaactgaggcagaaagcatttaaatgacttgttcagtgaAACATAGTTACTGAGTAGCTGAGACCAAATCTTAATTCAGACCTTCCTAATGGCTTGTACTTTATCCAGATAATGAAGTATTCAAGATCCATAGGAGGAAAAACACTTTTTAACATATAGAACGCATGTCAGAGGAGTGATTCCATTGGTCACTGCATGAATAAAGAGGTGATTAGAATTTTGTTTGCTAAATATGCAGGTCTAAAATTTGTTTCAAGTCTGATCTGAGTTATTGATAATCTATATTTGAAGGAAcattttctacatatttgtttagatgtttattcatttatttaatcttcTATATTTACTTACCtgggaaataaattaaattgtgGGGTATGGAGTGGGAGTAACGGGGACAAAAATGATCTGGGGACATTTGAAATGGACTAATCTCTTAACCACTTGGTGGTCTAAAAATGGAGGTTCCGCAACCACTACTGAAGGagatataaaatatgataaaccATGTAAAGAAACAATAAATCAGATGATCTCATCGAttgtaataattatttattttaccagGATAAAATACCTTTAACTTTACCTAAATCAATTTCTTTAACAAATAAAAGCATATCTGGTCTCTTCCCTTTGTCTCTGGATTTCCTTGAACAGGGAATGTTTTCTCATGCTCTCATTCAAAAAACAAAGTATGCCAACTGAATGGTAAATATTCACCCCAAAAAACCTTTGCTTCTGGCttatccctctttttttcctagcccttcctcttctgtgaaatgatgTATTATCTATCCTAAGTTCCCAGAGAATGCTGCTGATTAACTGTAGTCTAAGTAGgacaaaaatgttataaaattaaacTTTGATTGCTAAAGCTGCTACCAGGGAACAATCCTCTTTAGCATGC contains these protein-coding regions:
- the LOC127539400 gene encoding olfactory receptor 9K2-like, yielding MGDRGISNHSEVNEFILVGFQVRPELQILLFFIFLLSYSMVLLGNIGMIVLILTASRLNTPMYFFLGNLSFIDLSYSSAVAPKAIVNFLSENKTISFAGCVAQLFFFALFIVTEGFLLAAMAYDRFIAICSPLLYSARMSRSLCIQLVAGSYFCGCISSILQVSITFTMSFCASHVIDLFYCDTRPIQKISCSNVFINKVVSYSLSAIIILPTIMVIMVSYIYIISTILKIGSTEGQMKAFSTCGSHLMVVSLLYGTVSFMYLTPASNPELGKVASLCYTIVTPMLNPLIYSLRNKDVKKALKNMLWGKKDFL